A window of the Cystobacter fuscus genome harbors these coding sequences:
- a CDS encoding IS1182 family transposase, whose translation MTLAVSPPKVTGEIARWTPPRELNEQEQQIVERMSRNGKLFAFLRLNRHKLMDEAFQAELASMYRQTGAGKVAIAPGLMAMAILLQGYMGVSDATLVELTVFDLRVQMVLGWLGHSEPAFSQGSLYEFRQRLMRNQMDRRLLEKTVEVAREQKEFGERKLKTLLRVAIDSKPLEGAGRVEDTINLVGHAARKVMMCVAKLLGCSKQQACREAGIPLLLEKSIKKGLDVDWSEAGQKKKALQALLEQVESMMSWLRKNLAEEMEEEPLREHVQTLEQIRKQDLEPDPEGGGVRVRQQVAEERRVSVEDGEMRHGRKSKSKRFNGFKQHVATALDEELILACAVTPANRPEAEATPALEKDMEKQGVKIDELHIDRGYINSSIVDSVLEEGGEVLSKPWKARNGELFAKSDFKIDMRSRTITCPEGKTMRFELGKTVEFATKDCETCPLREKCTQAQIGQGRTVAISEDEALQHKLRKLMKTPAGRERLRKRVGVEHRQAHIARRQGRRARYRGVRKNVFDLRRAASIQNLETWQRHLELSQQQVG comes from the coding sequence ATGACCTTAGCCGTCAGTCCGCCGAAGGTGACCGGAGAGATAGCTCGATGGACTCCTCCGCGGGAGTTGAACGAGCAAGAGCAACAGATTGTCGAACGGATGAGCCGTAACGGCAAGCTGTTCGCTTTTCTGCGTCTGAATCGGCACAAGCTGATGGATGAGGCTTTTCAGGCGGAACTGGCCTCCATGTACCGCCAGACAGGAGCAGGGAAAGTGGCTATAGCACCCGGGCTGATGGCAATGGCAATACTCTTACAGGGATACATGGGAGTGTCGGATGCCACCCTGGTGGAACTGACGGTCTTCGACTTGAGAGTGCAGATGGTGTTGGGCTGGTTGGGTCACAGCGAGCCGGCGTTCTCCCAGGGCTCGTTGTATGAGTTTCGTCAGCGGCTGATGAGAAACCAAATGGACCGGCGCCTCCTGGAGAAGACAGTCGAGGTGGCGCGGGAACAGAAAGAGTTCGGTGAGCGAAAGCTCAAGACGCTGTTGCGAGTGGCGATTGACTCAAAGCCACTGGAGGGAGCTGGCCGGGTAGAGGACACCATCAACCTGGTAGGACACGCAGCGCGCAAGGTGATGATGTGCGTGGCGAAGCTGCTGGGATGTTCCAAGCAGCAGGCCTGCCGAGAGGCGGGTATTCCCTTGTTGTTGGAAAAAAGTATCAAGAAGGGATTGGATGTGGACTGGAGCGAAGCGGGGCAGAAAAAGAAAGCGCTGCAAGCCCTGCTCGAGCAAGTGGAAAGCATGATGTCCTGGCTAAGAAAGAATCTGGCAGAGGAGATGGAAGAGGAGCCTTTGAGGGAACACGTTCAGACTCTCGAGCAGATTCGCAAGCAGGACCTGGAGCCGGACCCAGAAGGAGGAGGTGTCCGCGTTCGCCAGCAAGTGGCGGAAGAGAGACGAGTGTCGGTAGAAGATGGGGAGATGCGTCATGGACGCAAGAGCAAAAGCAAGCGCTTCAACGGATTCAAGCAGCATGTGGCCACGGCGCTGGACGAAGAACTCATCCTGGCATGTGCTGTGACGCCCGCCAACCGACCTGAAGCGGAGGCAACACCGGCGCTTGAGAAGGACATGGAGAAGCAAGGAGTGAAGATTGACGAGTTACACATAGACCGGGGGTATATCAACAGCAGTATCGTGGACAGCGTGCTCGAGGAGGGAGGGGAAGTGCTGAGCAAGCCGTGGAAGGCACGCAATGGGGAGTTGTTCGCGAAGTCAGACTTCAAAATAGATATGCGAAGCCGGACCATCACGTGTCCGGAGGGGAAGACAATGCGCTTCGAACTGGGAAAGACAGTCGAATTCGCGACAAAGGACTGTGAGACTTGTCCATTGCGCGAGAAATGTACACAAGCCCAGATAGGACAAGGACGGACTGTGGCAATCAGTGAAGATGAAGCGCTCCAGCACAAGTTGCGCAAATTAATGAAGACACCTGCTGGGCGAGAGCGACTCAGGAAGCGAGTAGGGGTGGAACATCGACAAGCCCATATAGCGCGACGACAGGGGCGTCGTGCGCGCTATCGGGGCGTGCGTAAGAACGTCTTTGATCTACGACGTGCGGCCAGCATCCAGAATTTGGAGACATGGCAACGCCATCTAGAGTTGTCCCAGCAGCAGGTGGGATGA
- a CDS encoding DUF1398 family protein produces MPSCARATHGARAEAVLQRRPGRRGGAGWIDALGRQLAAAGVCTWVMDLVGMTCTFHSKSGEPLFVDEV; encoded by the coding sequence ATGCCTTCATGCGCGAGAGCGACGCACGGCGCTCGCGCTGAAGCTGTCCTCCAAAGGAGACCAGGCAGGCGGGGCGGCGCGGGGTGGATTGACGCTCTCGGGAGACAACTGGCTGCCGCCGGCGTTTGTACGTGGGTCATGGACCTGGTTGGAATGACTTGTACATTCCATTCCAAATCCGGCGAGCCGTTGTTCGTGGATGAGGTTTGA
- a CDS encoding alpha/beta fold hydrolase, with the protein MSDASVHITRWGKSGPRVVLVHGSMQGSAVGGDLHFAVQERLGERGWRLVVPDRPGHGRSPAPGRPDDAEADGAWVADLLEDGAHLVGHSFGGCVALAAAARRPQAVRSLTLIEPALQNLAPKDWRVRRFVLRAAWTMLSSLSASSRARRFFRLMRVPRETGSGASPEELERVGRALLQLKVPSPETLRSQMETVRREGIPLLVVTGGWSPALEAAADAAVALGGGQRRVIASENHFPQSISDEFNQLLDAFMRESDARRSR; encoded by the coding sequence GTGAGCGATGCATCGGTACACATCACCCGTTGGGGCAAGTCCGGTCCCCGGGTCGTCCTGGTGCATGGAAGCATGCAAGGCAGTGCGGTGGGGGGTGACCTCCACTTCGCCGTCCAGGAGCGTCTGGGCGAGCGGGGGTGGAGGCTGGTGGTTCCGGATCGTCCCGGCCACGGGCGCAGTCCGGCGCCCGGCCGTCCCGATGATGCCGAGGCGGATGGGGCGTGGGTCGCCGACCTGCTGGAGGATGGGGCGCATCTGGTGGGCCACTCCTTCGGAGGGTGTGTCGCCCTGGCCGCCGCCGCGAGGCGTCCCCAGGCCGTGCGTTCCCTGACGCTCATCGAGCCCGCGCTGCAGAACCTGGCCCCGAAGGACTGGCGCGTGCGGCGCTTCGTCCTGCGGGCCGCGTGGACCATGCTCTCCTCGCTCTCCGCCTCCTCGCGGGCCCGGCGCTTCTTTCGGCTGATGCGGGTACCTCGCGAGACCGGGAGCGGCGCCTCGCCGGAGGAACTCGAGCGCGTGGGGCGGGCGCTGCTCCAGCTCAAGGTCCCCTCGCCGGAAACGCTGCGGAGTCAGATGGAGACCGTGCGCCGCGAGGGCATTCCCCTGCTGGTCGTGACGGGAGGGTGGAGCCCGGCGCTGGAGGCCGCCGCGGATGCCGCGGTCGCCCTGGGCGGGGGCCAGCGGCGGGTGATTGCCTCGGAGAACCACTTCCCCCAAAGCATCTCCGACGAGTTCAACCAGCTCCTCGATGCCTTCATGCGCGAGAGCGACGCACGGCGCTCGCGCTGA